A single region of the Halorussus gelatinilyticus genome encodes:
- a CDS encoding DUF1405 domain-containing protein — MRSPERVARQFLEDGPNLAWLIAVNVLATLVGVQFYVETLPDVPVYLWPFYADSPAALFLVTLSLTTLLPNLGRRAAAAPRNRALAYLHTLAFAWLVKYGLWTFVSLNLGFSAYFGPPWSPDAFWAYWFIVVTHLGFVVEAALLPYYGATTRGALATALAALLANDAIDYVLGLHPPLRYEPDLLLPVLTVALSILAVGVAARSFDRLSGFSRHS, encoded by the coding sequence ATGAGAAGTCCGGAGCGGGTCGCGCGGCAGTTCCTCGAAGACGGACCGAACCTCGCGTGGCTTATCGCAGTGAACGTGCTGGCGACGCTGGTCGGGGTCCAGTTCTACGTCGAGACCCTGCCCGACGTTCCGGTGTACCTCTGGCCGTTCTACGCCGACTCGCCCGCCGCGCTGTTCCTCGTCACGCTCTCGCTGACGACGCTCCTGCCGAATCTGGGGCGTCGCGCCGCCGCCGCACCTCGGAACCGCGCGCTGGCGTACCTCCACACGCTGGCGTTCGCGTGGCTGGTCAAGTACGGCCTCTGGACGTTCGTCTCGCTGAACCTCGGCTTCTCGGCGTACTTCGGCCCGCCGTGGAGTCCGGACGCCTTCTGGGCCTACTGGTTCATCGTCGTGACCCACCTCGGGTTCGTGGTCGAGGCCGCGCTCCTGCCGTACTACGGCGCGACGACCCGCGGTGCGCTGGCGACCGCGCTCGCGGCCCTGCTGGCGAACGACGCCATCGACTACGTGCTGGGACTCCACCCGCCGCTCCGGTACGAACCGGACCTGCTGTTGCCCGTCCTGACCGTCGCCCTCTCGATTCTGGCGGTCGGGGTCGCCGCTCGGTCCTTCGACCGGCTTTCGGGGTTCTCTCGACACTCGTAG
- a CDS encoding DUF7096 domain-containing protein: protein MSLYRVALVALFVVSGALVVAVPAGATASGPEATTAGAAAPTPGVGLADARPAVPAAAAPNNTTANSSLGTDISSFMQSSAAEVGGAVETGMWTAAFNGTENQSVRVELVETRTSQLRKELADLRQRRAELVAQRKAGNISRTAYKAKMSRLVGEIDALRSAIDTTTNRAEQVNANVEALGNLRSETKNLTGPEIAAVARNVTGVGVGEGERGPPNGVGEGNGNGVSKGNGSGVGEGNGNGNGNAANAAGEGANGTMPGNAGNGNGVAGEGNRSGVGNGEGLADAGNESGVGNGPVGNVTGNGTGIGVGNGTDPGNATNGTRGPPSDAGSATLTTPDLIDGVSTALVAGVGRFAGGDFFAAR, encoded by the coding sequence ATGAGTCTCTACCGAGTCGCCTTGGTGGCGCTGTTCGTCGTCAGCGGTGCGCTGGTCGTCGCCGTTCCCGCCGGCGCGACGGCGTCCGGCCCCGAAGCGACGACCGCCGGAGCCGCCGCGCCGACCCCCGGAGTCGGTCTCGCGGACGCCCGACCCGCCGTCCCGGCCGCGGCCGCCCCGAACAACACGACCGCTAACTCGTCGCTGGGGACGGACATCTCGTCGTTCATGCAGTCGAGCGCCGCCGAGGTCGGCGGCGCGGTCGAGACCGGCATGTGGACCGCGGCGTTCAACGGGACGGAGAACCAGTCGGTTCGCGTCGAACTGGTCGAGACCCGGACGTCGCAACTCCGCAAGGAACTGGCCGACCTCCGCCAGCGCCGGGCGGAACTCGTCGCCCAACGCAAGGCGGGCAACATCAGCCGGACCGCGTACAAGGCGAAGATGAGCCGGCTGGTCGGGGAAATCGACGCCCTCCGGTCGGCCATCGACACGACGACCAACCGCGCGGAGCAAGTGAACGCGAACGTCGAGGCGCTCGGGAACCTCCGGAGCGAGACCAAGAACCTGACCGGCCCCGAAATCGCCGCGGTCGCACGGAACGTGACCGGAGTCGGCGTCGGTGAGGGCGAGCGCGGCCCGCCGAACGGCGTGGGCGAAGGCAACGGAAACGGTGTCAGTAAAGGCAACGGAAGCGGCGTCGGCGAGGGCAACGGAAACGGAAACGGCAACGCCGCGAACGCCGCTGGGGAGGGCGCAAACGGTACGATGCCCGGTAACGCAGGAAACGGTAACGGTGTCGCCGGCGAGGGGAACCGAAGCGGTGTCGGAAACGGCGAGGGTCTCGCGGACGCCGGGAACGAATCCGGCGTCGGCAACGGTCCCGTGGGCAACGTGACCGGCAACGGAACCGGTATCGGCGTCGGAAACGGCACCGACCCCGGCAACGCCACGAACGGCACCCGCGGCCCGCCGAGCGACGCCGGTAGCGCGACGCTGACGACGCCGGACCTCATCGACGGCGTCTCCACGGCGCTCGTCGCGGGCGTCGGTCGGTTCGCCGGCGGCGACTTCTTCGCGGCCCGATAG
- a CDS encoding ArsR/SmtB family transcription factor, which translates to MDSAELLDILGNENRRRILRLLARKPCYVTEISEYLGVSPKAVIDHLRKLEDAGLVESRTDDQRRKYFSISRNLRLEVNVSPYEFGVKSAYPASVNLDASRWRYVSLNVQFDTKGEDGEEGAEEEDADATDADATDAGETEAGEIEASTESDGDGETAARAAELASELDELQQLQRELSLAQRWVHGRLADVQDRLGDALDGDGESRLLAEVLAAVAGGAATVGDVSSAVEVPERVAEGALNELAERGVLERGEDGEWELAE; encoded by the coding sequence ATGGACTCCGCCGAGCTACTCGACATCCTCGGGAACGAGAACCGCAGGCGCATCCTCCGTCTGCTCGCGCGTAAACCCTGCTACGTCACCGAGATTAGCGAGTACCTCGGCGTCAGCCCGAAGGCCGTCATCGACCACCTCCGGAAGCTCGAAGACGCCGGCCTCGTCGAGAGTCGCACCGACGACCAGCGCCGCAAGTACTTCAGTATCTCCCGCAATCTGCGACTCGAAGTGAACGTCTCGCCCTACGAGTTCGGCGTCAAGAGCGCCTACCCCGCAAGCGTGAACCTCGACGCGAGCAGGTGGCGCTACGTCTCGCTCAACGTCCAATTCGACACCAAGGGAGAGGACGGCGAGGAGGGAGCGGAGGAAGAGGACGCCGACGCGACCGATGCCGACGCGACGGACGCCGGTGAGACCGAGGCCGGCGAAATCGAGGCGTCCACCGAGAGCGACGGCGACGGCGAGACGGCCGCTCGCGCCGCCGAACTCGCCTCGGAACTCGACGAACTCCAGCAGCTCCAGCGCGAACTCTCGCTGGCCCAGCGGTGGGTCCACGGCCGCCTCGCCGACGTGCAGGACCGACTCGGCGACGCGCTCGACGGCGACGGCGAGAGCCGACTCCTCGCGGAGGTGCTAGCTGCCGTCGCGGGCGGCGCGGCGACGGTCGGCGACGTGAGCAGCGCGGTCGAGGTCCCCGAGCGCGTCGCGGAGGGCGCGCTGAACGAACTCGCGGAGCGGGGCGTTCTGGAGCGCGGCGAGGACGGCGAGTGGGAGCTAGCGGAGTAG
- the gatD gene encoding Glu-tRNA(Gln) amidotransferase subunit GatD, with the protein MNPGDRVRVQRADQTYEGVLLPSSTSQNLVVKLEGGYNVGIDRADADVDVLENDVYDIEAGETDDESAVEFDPDLPTVSLISTGGTIASTVDYRTGAVTAQFDAEDVLRAVPDLAGRANYRGRVVANILSENMTPDVWVDLAEAVHEEIEAGADGVVVMHGTDTMQFTASALSFMLDTPVPVVFTGSQRSADRPSSDNVMNAVCAVEAAKSDAAEVMVCMHATESDDVCALHRGTRVRKNHTSRRDAFETVGAKPLGEVDYDAGDAEISFRRDYAERGETDLSLSPDLESDVELLKFTPGMDESALDVAEGQAGLVLEGTGLGHVHSDWTDRIAELVDSGTTVVMTSQCLDGRVCDRVYDTGRDLLDAGVVEGEDMLPGTAKVKLMWALANGDDPETTVRTPVAGEITDRSVPWE; encoded by the coding sequence ATGAATCCCGGCGACCGCGTCCGCGTCCAGCGGGCCGACCAGACCTACGAGGGCGTACTGCTCCCCTCCTCGACGAGCCAGAACCTCGTCGTCAAGCTAGAGGGCGGATACAACGTCGGCATCGACCGCGCAGACGCCGACGTGGACGTGCTCGAAAACGACGTGTACGACATCGAGGCGGGCGAGACCGACGACGAGTCGGCCGTCGAGTTCGACCCCGACCTGCCGACCGTCTCGCTCATCTCGACCGGCGGCACCATCGCCTCGACGGTGGACTACCGGACCGGCGCGGTGACGGCGCAGTTCGACGCCGAGGACGTGCTTCGGGCCGTCCCGGACCTCGCGGGCCGGGCGAACTACCGGGGCCGCGTGGTGGCGAACATCCTGTCGGAGAACATGACGCCCGACGTGTGGGTGGACCTCGCCGAGGCCGTCCACGAGGAGATAGAGGCGGGCGCGGACGGCGTGGTCGTGATGCACGGCACCGACACGATGCAGTTCACGGCGTCGGCGCTCTCGTTCATGCTCGACACGCCGGTCCCGGTCGTCTTCACCGGGAGCCAGCGGTCCGCCGACCGACCCTCGTCGGACAACGTGATGAACGCGGTCTGCGCCGTCGAGGCCGCCAAATCCGACGCCGCGGAGGTCATGGTCTGCATGCACGCGACCGAGAGCGACGACGTCTGTGCGCTCCACCGCGGTACGCGCGTCCGGAAGAACCACACCTCGCGCCGGGACGCCTTCGAGACGGTGGGCGCGAAACCGCTCGGCGAGGTGGACTACGACGCGGGCGACGCCGAAATCTCGTTCCGGCGCGACTACGCCGAGCGTGGCGAGACCGATCTCTCGCTGTCGCCCGACCTCGAATCCGACGTGGAACTGCTGAAGTTCACGCCCGGCATGGACGAGTCGGCGCTCGACGTGGCGGAGGGGCAGGCCGGTCTCGTCCTCGAAGGCACCGGGCTGGGACACGTCCACTCGGACTGGACCGACCGCATCGCCGAACTGGTCGATTCGGGAACCACGGTCGTCATGACCAGCCAGTGTCTCGACGGTCGGGTCTGCGACCGGGTGTACGACACCGGTCGGGACCTGCTCGACGCGGGCGTCGTGGAGGGCGAGGACATGCTCCCCGGCACCGCGAAGGTGAAACTGATGTGGGCGCTGGCCAACGGCGACGACCCCGAGACGACGGTCCGGACCCCCGTCGCGGGCGAGATTACCGACCGGTCGGTACCGTGGGAGTGA
- a CDS encoding GNAT family N-acetyltransferase translates to MTGASGERSETTERAGVEVREARHDDYDDVAAFTQNTWPERDGGDYIPDVYHDWIEGEDKHTAVAVADGEVAGLAQTVLLSEWEAWNQGLRVNPEFRGRGVSVAVTESLFEWARQRGATVARNMVFSWNVAGLGQSRATGYDPVTEFRWAHPDPTDADDPDDAPASSGSSVSGSSSADFEVTSDPRAAWRYWTDSEARDRLRGLALDPEESWALSELTLGDLRAAADDGGLFVVQGDGTRGFAHRIREYERESDEEAGETEQWVEYGVGAWADAESADALFDAVARDAAELGADRTRVLIPESPRFVSDAALCRVEVADEPDFVLGADLTA, encoded by the coding sequence ATGACGGGCGCGAGCGGCGAGCGGTCGGAGACGACCGAGCGAGCGGGCGTCGAAGTTCGCGAAGCGCGCCACGACGACTACGACGACGTCGCGGCGTTCACGCAGAACACGTGGCCCGAACGCGACGGCGGCGACTACATCCCGGACGTCTATCACGACTGGATAGAGGGCGAGGACAAGCACACCGCGGTCGCCGTGGCGGACGGCGAGGTCGCCGGACTCGCCCAGACCGTCCTTCTCTCCGAGTGGGAGGCGTGGAATCAGGGCCTGCGCGTCAACCCCGAGTTCCGGGGCCGGGGCGTCAGCGTCGCCGTCACCGAGTCGCTCTTCGAGTGGGCGCGCCAGCGGGGCGCGACCGTCGCCAGAAACATGGTGTTCTCGTGGAACGTCGCCGGGTTGGGCCAGTCGCGGGCGACCGGTTACGACCCCGTGACCGAGTTCCGGTGGGCGCACCCCGACCCGACCGACGCCGACGACCCGGACGACGCTCCGGCGTCGTCCGGGTCGTCAGTGTCCGGGTCGTCCTCGGCCGATTTCGAGGTGACGAGCGACCCGCGGGCGGCGTGGCGCTACTGGACCGACAGCGAGGCCCGCGACCGACTCCGGGGCCTCGCCTTGGACCCCGAGGAGTCGTGGGCGCTCTCGGAACTGACCCTCGGCGACCTCCGGGCGGCGGCCGACGACGGCGGCCTGTTCGTCGTGCAGGGCGACGGAACCCGCGGCTTCGCCCACCGAATCCGGGAGTACGAGCGCGAATCCGACGAAGAAGCGGGCGAAACCGAACAGTGGGTCGAGTACGGCGTCGGCGCGTGGGCCGACGCCGAGAGCGCAGACGCGCTGTTCGACGCGGTAGCCCGCGACGCCGCCGAACTGGGTGCCGACCGAACGCGCGTGCTGATTCCCGAGTCGCCTCGGTTCGTCAGCGACGCCGCGCTCTGCCGGGTCGAAGTCGCCGACGAACCCGACTTCGTTCTCGGCGCGGACTTGACCGCGTGA
- a CDS encoding ubiquitin-like small modifier protein 1: protein MEWKLFADLAEIAGGKEVEVETDPGETVGDALAALVAARPDLEERVYDDGELRDHINVLRNGTNVRAEDGLDTELDAGDELALFPPVSGG, encoded by the coding sequence ATGGAGTGGAAGCTGTTCGCGGACCTCGCCGAAATCGCCGGCGGGAAGGAGGTCGAAGTCGAGACCGACCCCGGCGAGACGGTCGGCGACGCGCTCGCGGCGCTGGTCGCCGCGCGCCCCGACCTCGAAGAGCGCGTCTACGACGACGGCGAACTGCGCGACCACATCAACGTCCTCCGGAACGGGACGAACGTCCGCGCCGAGGACGGACTCGACACCGAACTCGACGCGGGCGACGAACTCGCGCTATTCCCGCCGGTCAGCGGCGGGTAG
- a CDS encoding TrkA C-terminal domain-containing protein, with translation MSLLAAVERPAVALARVVGLALLAGGVATGAGVLYRSVAHAEIPEGLAVLVGLGVVGGWLNTTTALRQFLGTGETVPPPDVVAINVAAFALGGAAAAVGARSGARVVADAFSLAGGREFEGDVSRLVQSVGRFVTVELPEEIGDIDGYEPLDEETAESLTGASLRFPRGLTVAELRERLVERLRDDYGVGHVDVELADDGTVEYLAAGGRAVGLGPTLAPGTVAVAVRADPAFSASAGDLVQVWRRGESASETDADSPADDADSPADDANALPSGASSPDDAGPERVATAELRATVGDVATLALDADAAADLDAEAAYRLVTLPTEPSADREFSARLRAADETVGAVTLSAASPLVGAPVGSLDATVVAVRDPNGIETIPADDRLLAPDDTLYVVARPDLLRKVEAAAGGAAADEETAGMRSDWRRQ, from the coding sequence GTGAGCCTCCTCGCGGCGGTCGAGCGCCCGGCGGTCGCGCTCGCCCGCGTCGTCGGTCTCGCGCTCCTCGCGGGCGGCGTGGCGACGGGTGCCGGCGTCCTCTATCGGTCGGTCGCCCACGCGGAGATTCCCGAGGGACTGGCGGTGCTTGTCGGACTCGGCGTCGTCGGCGGGTGGCTCAACACCACGACCGCGCTCCGGCAGTTCCTCGGCACCGGCGAGACCGTCCCGCCGCCCGACGTGGTGGCGATCAACGTCGCGGCGTTCGCGCTCGGGGGCGCCGCGGCCGCGGTCGGAGCGCGGTCGGGCGCTCGCGTCGTCGCCGACGCCTTCTCGCTGGCCGGCGGCCGCGAGTTCGAGGGCGACGTGAGCCGACTCGTCCAGTCGGTCGGCCGGTTCGTCACGGTCGAACTCCCCGAGGAAATCGGCGACATCGACGGCTACGAACCGCTCGACGAGGAGACCGCCGAGTCGCTGACCGGCGCGTCGCTCCGGTTCCCGCGCGGGCTGACGGTCGCGGAACTCCGCGAGCGACTGGTCGAGCGACTCCGCGACGACTACGGCGTCGGCCACGTGGACGTGGAGTTGGCCGACGACGGCACGGTCGAGTACCTCGCGGCGGGCGGCCGGGCGGTCGGTCTCGGCCCGACGCTCGCGCCGGGCACCGTCGCCGTCGCGGTCCGGGCCGACCCCGCGTTCAGCGCCAGTGCGGGCGACCTCGTGCAGGTCTGGCGGCGCGGCGAGTCGGCGTCGGAGACCGACGCCGACTCGCCCGCAGACGACGCAGACTCACCCGCAGACGACGCGAATGCGCTCCCGAGCGGGGCGAGTTCGCCGGACGACGCCGGTCCCGAGCGCGTCGCCACCGCGGAACTCCGGGCGACGGTCGGCGACGTGGCGACGCTGGCGCTCGACGCCGACGCCGCGGCCGACCTCGACGCCGAGGCCGCCTACCGACTGGTCACGCTCCCCACCGAACCCAGCGCCGACCGGGAGTTCTCCGCGCGCCTCCGGGCGGCCGACGAGACGGTCGGCGCGGTCACGCTCTCGGCGGCGAGTCCGCTCGTCGGCGCGCCGGTCGGAAGCCTCGACGCGACGGTGGTCGCGGTCCGCGACCCGAACGGCATCGAGACGATTCCCGCCGACGACCGCCTGCTCGCGCCCGACGACACCCTCTACGTGGTCGCTCGGCCGGACCTCCTCCGGAAGGTCGAGGCCGCGGCGGGCGGCGCGGCCGCGGACGAGGAGACGGCCGGGATGCGGTCGGACTGGCGTCGGCAGTAG
- a CDS encoding potassium channel family protein has product MALGAALLIDLLVGLYVGVLTAVVPALVAWSLGFTFKYFTGVTIPGFGVLVFGVAIAGVQGGLLGLLDPQFVTSPPALVSALVVMMATLYAHAQGDRMGAEFPRRLTLSGLRERGLSADAIERVGRFGQIRIRTVGEVGDVEGYPPLPDDLRTTIRDGEWTLPADLPLSELETRLSDRLRTDYDLAAVTVSIDSRGRATVNAAPPVGALSRRVPAGERAVSVETLVPTGLARTDEVTVSTPRRDVTGTVLSARSGSSGAAGSSRAATPTSSAGDATDARPDGRASDGRTTDATGSDPTRSHSGASAAAGQATGGDGRVTVAVPRREAETLLGVEEAEVRVRARGTRREFELLSLLRRDGKRVRRVELAADGPLDGAALGETNLREAYGVAVLGLRRGDEWTVAPRGATRLAGGDLLFVVGDRAALDRFAEVAA; this is encoded by the coding sequence ATGGCTCTCGGTGCCGCACTGTTGATAGATCTCCTCGTCGGTCTCTACGTCGGCGTGCTGACCGCGGTCGTGCCAGCGCTGGTCGCGTGGTCGCTCGGATTCACGTTCAAGTACTTTACCGGCGTCACGATTCCCGGCTTCGGTGTCCTCGTCTTCGGGGTCGCCATCGCGGGCGTGCAGGGCGGTCTGCTCGGCCTGCTGGACCCCCAGTTCGTCACCTCGCCGCCCGCGCTGGTCTCGGCGCTGGTCGTGATGATGGCGACGCTGTACGCCCACGCGCAGGGCGACCGGATGGGCGCGGAGTTCCCCCGGAGACTCACGCTCAGCGGGCTTCGGGAGCGCGGCCTGTCGGCCGACGCGATAGAACGCGTCGGGCGCTTCGGCCAGATTCGAATCCGGACGGTCGGCGAGGTCGGCGACGTGGAGGGGTACCCGCCGCTCCCCGACGACCTCCGGACGACGATTCGGGACGGCGAGTGGACCCTCCCCGCCGACCTGCCGCTCTCGGAACTGGAGACCCGGCTCTCGGACCGACTCCGGACCGACTACGACCTCGCGGCGGTCACGGTGAGCATCGACTCGCGGGGCCGGGCGACCGTCAACGCGGCCCCGCCGGTCGGCGCGCTCTCGCGGCGCGTCCCGGCGGGCGAGCGCGCGGTTTCGGTCGAGACGCTGGTCCCGACCGGGCTCGCTCGGACGGACGAGGTGACGGTTTCGACCCCCCGCCGCGACGTGACCGGGACCGTCCTGAGCGCCCGGTCAGGGAGTTCGGGCGCGGCGGGGTCGAGCAGGGCCGCGACCCCGACGAGTTCCGCGGGCGACGCGACCGACGCCAGACCCGACGGACGAGCGAGCGACGGGCGAACGACCGACGCGACCGGTTCCGACCCGACGCGCTCGCACTCCGGCGCGAGCGCGGCGGCGGGGCAGGCGACCGGCGGCGACGGCCGGGTGACGGTCGCGGTCCCGCGCCGGGAGGCCGAGACACTGCTCGGCGTCGAGGAAGCCGAGGTTCGGGTCCGCGCCCGCGGGACCCGCCGGGAGTTCGAACTGCTGTCGCTGTTGCGCCGGGACGGCAAGCGCGTCCGGCGAGTCGAACTGGCCGCCGACGGCCCGCTCGACGGCGCGGCGCTCGGCGAGACGAACCTCCGGGAAGCGTACGGCGTGGCGGTGCTGGGCCTCCGGCGGGGCGACGAGTGGACGGTCGCACCGCGGGGCGCGACCCGTCTCGCGGGCGGGGACCTGCTGTTCGTCGTCGGCGACCGCGCCGCGCTCGACCGGTTCGCGGAGGTGGCGGCGTGA
- a CDS encoding NAD-binding protein yields the protein MEVSWRDRVGVRVVVALTFAVAVLSIATGVSSIGFTAASARNLFGGGIPEWAQETAGFTGTLTGFLMLASAFGMRRGLRAAWYSTVLLLPLTAVQGLVQSSPYSLPLVVASLASLAAVLRTRRRFERDADLTASQLASLAALVGVQVYGTVGTYALADHFPEVETPLDAFYYTLVTSSTVGYGDLTPATQTGRLFSLTVVVLGTASFAVALASLLGPAIEARLASALGRMTEAQLELLEDHVVVLGYGDLTEPILNELDGQSDFVVVTPDPQRATELGDRGFKVLKADPSDEEPLRRVGIDEARAVVAATNNDAEDALAVLTARQLNPDVRIVAAATDRENVDKLRRAGADSVISPATIGGHLLVRSALGSDGMENVADRLAGESPKR from the coding sequence ATGGAGGTGTCGTGGCGGGACCGTGTCGGCGTGCGAGTCGTCGTGGCGCTGACGTTCGCGGTCGCAGTGCTGTCGATAGCGACGGGCGTCTCCAGCATCGGGTTCACCGCGGCGTCGGCCCGGAACCTCTTCGGCGGCGGCATCCCCGAGTGGGCACAGGAGACCGCCGGGTTCACCGGCACGCTGACCGGCTTCCTGATGCTCGCCAGCGCGTTCGGGATGCGACGGGGGTTGCGTGCGGCGTGGTACTCGACGGTCCTCTTGCTCCCGCTGACCGCGGTGCAGGGGCTGGTCCAGTCGAGTCCCTACTCGCTCCCGCTGGTCGTCGCTTCGCTGGCGTCGCTCGCCGCGGTCCTGCGGACTCGCCGCCGGTTCGAACGCGACGCGGACCTCACGGCCTCGCAACTGGCCTCGCTGGCCGCGCTCGTGGGCGTGCAGGTGTACGGCACCGTGGGCACGTACGCGCTCGCGGACCACTTTCCGGAGGTGGAGACGCCGCTGGACGCGTTCTACTACACGCTCGTCACGTCGAGCACCGTCGGCTACGGCGACCTCACGCCCGCGACCCAGACCGGCCGCCTGTTCAGTTTGACGGTGGTCGTCCTCGGAACTGCGAGTTTCGCCGTCGCGCTGGCCTCCCTGCTCGGTCCCGCCATCGAAGCCCGCCTCGCCTCTGCACTCGGAAGAATGACGGAAGCACAACTAGAACTCCTCGAGGACCACGTCGTCGTCCTCGGTTACGGCGACCTGACCGAACCGATTCTGAACGAACTCGACGGGCAGTCCGACTTCGTCGTCGTGACGCCCGACCCACAGCGCGCGACCGAACTCGGCGACAGGGGGTTCAAGGTCCTCAAGGCCGACCCGAGCGACGAGGAACCGCTCCGGCGGGTCGGCATCGACGAGGCCCGCGCGGTCGTGGCGGCGACCAACAACGACGCCGAGGACGCGCTGGCGGTGCTGACCGCCCGGCAACTCAACCCGGACGTGCGCATCGTCGCGGCCGCGACCGACCGCGAGAACGTGGACAAACTCCGGCGGGCGGGCGCGGACTCGGTCATCAGTCCCGCGACCATCGGGGGCCACCTGCTCGTGCGCTCGGCGCTCGGGAGCGACGGGATGGAGAACGTCGCGGACCGACTCGCCGGGGAGTCGCCGAAGCGCTGA
- a CDS encoding TIGR00341 family protein, protein MRLLQVAVPVGKRDRVESVLADAEAEYFLTEETSRRDYAALVFVPTEPENVESLVEELRDAGVQRKGYITVGKLETVLSDKFERQRHGRPTDEDAIEETNGRIAREELRARAREVASVTPNYVVFTVLSTIIATAGLLTNSAAVVVGSMVIAPLIGPAIAASVGSIFDDEDLFRTSVRAQFVGLLVAVGSAAAFAGLLRATFLPHADIRLIQQVAERINPGGLALVVALGAGVAGAMSLTSTTSVALVGVAIAVALIPPAATVGLGIAYGDVTAAVSAAILVLVNVLSINVASLATLWVQGYRPEHWYAEESARRAVVRRAVLLVAAVLVLSSALAVTTVNISENAEFERTVADIASETDARVLSVDVSYRTELFLRHPSAVTVRTVGGSANAADALRERIVARTEQDVTVVVIREDGDVSTARQLGSPTANGVGRSPATSAGSGLGGPRLPVGAA, encoded by the coding sequence ATGCGACTCCTCCAAGTTGCCGTGCCCGTCGGAAAGCGCGACCGCGTCGAGAGCGTGTTGGCGGACGCCGAGGCGGAGTACTTTCTCACCGAGGAGACCTCTCGGCGCGACTACGCGGCGCTCGTGTTCGTCCCCACGGAACCCGAGAACGTGGAGTCGCTGGTGGAAGAACTCCGGGACGCCGGGGTCCAGCGGAAGGGCTACATCACGGTGGGCAAACTCGAAACCGTCCTGTCCGACAAGTTCGAGCGCCAGCGACACGGCCGACCGACCGACGAGGACGCCATCGAGGAGACGAACGGTCGAATCGCGCGGGAGGAACTCCGCGCGCGGGCCAGGGAAGTCGCGTCGGTCACGCCCAACTACGTGGTCTTCACGGTTCTGAGTACCATCATCGCGACGGCGGGCCTCCTGACGAACAGCGCCGCGGTCGTGGTCGGGTCCATGGTCATCGCCCCGCTCATCGGACCGGCTATCGCCGCGAGCGTCGGCAGCATCTTCGACGACGAGGACCTCTTCCGAACGAGCGTCAGGGCGCAGTTCGTCGGCCTGCTCGTCGCGGTCGGAAGCGCCGCCGCGTTCGCCGGACTCCTCCGCGCGACGTTCCTGCCCCACGCCGACATCCGACTCATCCAGCAGGTCGCCGAGCGAATCAACCCCGGTGGCCTCGCGCTCGTGGTCGCGCTGGGTGCCGGCGTGGCGGGGGCGATGTCGCTCACCAGTACGACGAGCGTCGCGCTGGTCGGGGTCGCCATCGCGGTCGCGCTCATCCCGCCGGCCGCGACCGTCGGTCTCGGCATCGCCTACGGCGACGTGACCGCCGCGGTGAGCGCCGCCATCCTCGTCCTCGTCAACGTCCTGTCCATCAACGTCGCCAGCCTCGCCACGCTCTGGGTGCAGGGCTACCGGCCGGAACACTGGTACGCCGAGGAGTCGGCTCGGCGGGCGGTCGTCCGTCGCGCGGTCCTGCTCGTCGCGGCCGTGCTCGTGCTCTCGTCGGCGCTCGCGGTCACCACGGTCAACATCTCGGAGAACGCGGAGTTCGAGCGGACGGTCGCCGACATCGCGTCCGAGACGGACGCCCGCGTCCTCTCGGTGGACGTGTCCTACCGGACCGAACTCTTTCTCCGCCATCCCTCCGCGGTGACGGTCCGGACCGTCGGCGGGTCGGCGAACGCGGCCGACGCCCTCCGGGAGCGCATCGTGGCGCGGACGGAGCAGGACGTGACGGTCGTCGTGATTCGGGAGGACGGGGACGTCTCGACGGCGCGACAGTTGGGTTCGCCGACCGCGAACGGTGTCGGGCGGAGTCCGGCGACGAGCGCCGGGAGCGGTCTCGGCGGGCCGCGGCTCCCCGTCGGAGCCGCGTAG